TGACGGAAATGATCCTGATGGCGCTGTGCGCAGTGTTGTGCGGAGCGGATAGTTGGGTGGATGTCGCCGAATGGGTCGAGGACAACGAGGCTTGGCTGAAGCAGCACCTGGTTCTTGAGCACGGCACACCGTCCCATGACACTTTTGGCCGGGTATTCCGCCTGCTGGATGCCCAAGTATTCGAGACCTGTTTCCGTGAATGGATCAGTGGCCTCATCGGCGTTGTGGCGGGGGTAGTCGCCATCGACGGCAAGACCGCCTGTGGTTCCCGGGATGGCCATAACAGCGCGCTGCACACGATCAGCGCTTACGCCACTGCCAGCGGCTTGTGTCTGGCCCAGGATCATACCCGTGGCAAGGGCAACGAGATACCCGCCATCAAGGCGCTGCTCGACACACTGACCCTCAAGGGATGCATCGTGACGATTGATGCCATCGGTTGCCAGACCGAGATTGCCCGAAAGATTCTCGACCAGAGCGGGGATTATCTGCTGGCCGTCAAGGATAATCAGGAAACCTTGGCGAATGCCTTGCGAGAGTTCTTTTCTGATGGCGAGACAGCCGGCTTCGGCACGCTGCCGGTTGATCGATTCCAATCTGTCGAGAAGAACCATGGCCGCATCGAAGCCCGACGGGCGATGTGGGTCACGAACCTGTCCTGGCTGGACAAGAAGTTCCAGACACACTGGCCAAAACTCGCTGGCGTCGGCATGATCGAGCGACAGCGGGACATCAACGGCACGCTTTCCAAGGAGCGCGCCTTCTACATCGGCAGCAAGGGCGTCACCACCGCAGCGTCTTTTGCCAACGCAGCACGCAGTCATTGAGGTATCGAGAACAGCCTGCATTGGGTGCTCGATGTCACGTTTCGAGAGGACAACTGCCGTGTCCGCAAAGACCACGCGCCGCATAACTTCGCCACCCTGCGCAAGTTCGCCCTTGCGTTGCTACGCCAAGATACTCAGTACCCCAAGCGCAGTTTGCGCTCCCGCCGAAAAACCGCAGATCGACTCCCAAAATATCGGGCCTCATTGCTCGGCCTCTCTCCTCAAGAGTAAATGCGTTTGCCCTGTTGATGATGATGCTTAAAGAAGTCGAAGGACTATGGCATAAACAGTTCGGCAGGACACCTGAAGTCGAGGCTCTTGCGCGGTCGCGTATTGAGCTGCCAGGCAACGGCATCGAGGTCGGCTTGAGAGAATCCGGAGACGGTTGCCAACCTGCCACCTTGTCTGATCGGTATGGAGGCCTGCTCGGGTGCGCATCACTGGGCAAGACTGTTCCGACAGTTCGGGCACACCGTCAAACTGATGGCACCCAAGTTCGTGGCGCCGTACCGAATGAGCGGCAAGCGCGGCAAGAATGATGCGGCGGATGCCGCCGCGATCTGCGAAGCCGTCACCCGGCCCAATATGCGCTTCGTGCCAATCAAGGACATCGACCAGCAAGCCATCCTCTGTCTGCACCGTACCCGGTAAGGCTTCATCGAAGAGCGCACCGCCCTCTACAACCGTCTGCGCGGGTTGATCAGCGAGTTCGGTATCGTCCTGCCGCAGAAAGTCGAGCGCCTGCGCCGGGAAATCGGCGCCCGCCTCGAACAGCTACTTGCATATTCTCGACCGGATATGGCAACGACACGACCTCAAAGGCAAATTGCAAGCGCACATCGTGCGCTACGCGGACGACTTTGTCGTCATGTGTCGAAAAAGCATAGAGGAACCGATGAAAGTGGTGCGCCATGTACTGGATCGACTGGGCCTCAGCCTCAACGAAGCCAAGACCCATATCGTGAACGCCACCGAAGCAAGCTTTAACTTCCTGGATTTTACGATTCAGATGAGTCGAGGGGCGAAGGCTGGAAAGCCCTACCCGAATGTAACCGGTAACTCTGCGGCGTTCTTTCCAGCGCCGATCGTGCTGTCGACAATGTCCTCCTCGAATCACGAAACGCGGAGGAGGCCAGGATGGCCAAGGCAGGGGAAGGGTCGCGGGTGCGGCGTAGCGCGAGCGAATGGGAGGCGTTGCTGTCGCGATTTCCGGGCAGCGGTTTGAACGTTGCGACCTTCTGCAAACGCGAAGGGATCAGCGATACCAGCTTCCATCGCTGGCGCACACGTCTGGGCATCGCCCTCGACAGTCAGGACAAGGCCAGCGGCCAGCCGGCCACCTTCGTCGACGTCGGCCCTCTGAGCACAACCACGGCGACGCCCGCTCGTTTCCACCTCACCCTCGACCTCGGCGGCGGCCTGATCCTGCAGCTGGAGCGCCGCTGATGTTTTTCCCTGAAGGCCAAATCCGCGTCCAAGTCTATGGCCAGCCGGTCGACCTGCGCAAATCCTTCGACGGTCTGTACGCGATCACCCGTCATGTCCTCGGTCAGGACCCGCTGAGCGGCCAGCTCTTCGTCTTCTTCAATCGCCGTGGCACTCAGGTGAAGGTGCTCTACTGGGATCGCAGCGGCTTCTGCCTGTGGGCCAAGCGTCTCGAAGAAGGCCGTTTCGTCGCCAACTGGGATAAAGTGCGCACGTGCGAAATCGACTGGACCGGTCTGAAACTGCTCCTCGAAGGGATCGAGCCGGGACGCCGGAAGAAGCGTTATCACGCCTCTGGAGCGCCCATAAAAACGCTTCAAAACAGCGGCTTGTGTTAAAATGCACGCATGGATTCAGCACGTTACCAGACGGTTTACAACCTCGAACAAGCCGCGGCATTGTGCCCGCAAGAGGTGCTGGATCTGTGCCAGACGCTGTCTGCTGAAATCACCGCACTGAAGCAACAAATCGACTGGTTCAAGCGCCAGATCTTCGGCCAGAAAAGCGAACGACGCATCGACGTCACGCCGAGCGGCCAACTGAGTCTCGGCGAGTTCCCGACGCCCCCACCAGGTTCTGAGTCACCAGGTCGCCCCGTCGCCGCGCATACCCGTCAGCCGACCAGCAAGCGTCCCAGTGACGAAAGCGTGCCCTTCTTCGACGAGAACCGCGTCCCAGTCGAAGTCGTCGAGCTCACCGCGCCGGAAGTCGAAGGCCTCTCTCCCGAGGACTACGAGGTCATCAGCCACAAGGACAGCTATCGCCTGGCGCAACGGCCGGGTAGCTACGTGGTGATCAAGTATCGCCGGCCGGTAATCAAGCTCAAGAGTAACCAGACACTGGTCTGCGCCAACGCGCCGGCCGGTGTCATTGAGGGCAGCCGGGCCGACGTCAGCTTCGTCGCCGGACTGCTGATTGACAAATTTGCCTACCACCTGCCACTGTATCGCCAGCATCAACGCCTGGCCGATGCGGGAATCACCGTCAGCCGGCCGTGGCTGACGCAGATCGGGCAACAGGGCATCACTCTGCTCGAACCGATCTACGAGGCGCAGTTTGCCTCGATCCGCAGCTCGCGCGTCAAGGCGATGGACGAGACGCCGATCAAGGCCGGACAGGGCGCACCCGGCAAGCTGAAAGCGGCGTACTTCTGGCCGGTGTATGGCGAAGGCGACGAAATCTGTTTCCCCTTCTTCGCCAGTCGCGAGTTCAAGCACGTCGAGGCGGCCCTCGGACTGACCGCCGCCGAAGGCGCGGTGCTGTTGTCGGACGGCTATCAGGCCTACAGTCATTACGCGGCGCAGATCGGGATCACGCACGCCCAATGCTGGGCGCACACGCGTCGTAAGTTCTTTGACGCGCAAGACGCGGAACCAGAAGCGGCAGCGCAGGCACTCGCGCTCATTGGGGACCTGTATCAGGTCGAAGAGCGCATCCGCGAGCAAAAGCTCACCGGTGCAAGGAAGCGCGACTATCGTCTGGAGCATGCCAAACCGATCGTCGAGCGTTTCTTCGCCTGGGTTGGCGAACGCTTCGCGGCGCAGGGGCTGTTACCGCGCAATCCGCTGACCAGGGTGCTGGCCTACGCGCGCGATCGACGATGGGGACTGGAGGTCTTCCTCGCCGACCCGGACGTGCCGATCGACACCAATCACCTCGAACGCGCCCTGCGGGTGATTCCCATGGGGCGCCGCTCCTGGCTGTTCTGCTGGACGGAGTTCGGCGCCAGGCAGGTCGGGATCATCCAGAGCCTGATCGTTACCTGTCGGCTGCATCAGATCGACCCCTACGATTATCTCGTCGATGTCCTGCAGCGCGTCGCCGAGCACCCCGCCGACCGCGTCCATGAACTCACGCCACGGGTCTGGAAAGAACTGTTCGCTCAGAACCCGCTGCGCTCGCCTTTGTACGC
This window of the Candidatus Dechloromonas phosphoritropha genome carries:
- a CDS encoding ISAs1 family transposase, coding for MTLTEVFVGLDDPRTGPAQRHDLTEMILMALCAVLCGADSWVDVAEWVEDNEAWLKQHLVLEHGTPSHDTFGRVFRLLDAQVFETCFREWISGLIGVVAGVVAIDGKTACGSRDGHNSALHTISAYATASGLCLAQDHTRGKGNEIPAIKALLDTLTLKGCIVTIDAIGCQTEIARKILDQSGDYLLAVKDNQETLANALREFFSDGETAGFGTLPVDRFQSVEKNHGRIEARRAMWVTNLSWLDKKFQTHWPKLAGVGMIERQRDINGTLSKERAFYIGSKGVTTAASFANAARSH
- a CDS encoding IS66 family insertion sequence element accessory protein TnpB — its product is MAKAGEGSRVRRSASEWEALLSRFPGSGLNVATFCKREGISDTSFHRWRTRLGIALDSQDKASGQPATFVDVGPLSTTTATPARFHLTLDLGGGLILQLERR
- the tnpB gene encoding IS66 family insertion sequence element accessory protein TnpB, translating into MFFPEGQIRVQVYGQPVDLRKSFDGLYAITRHVLGQDPLSGQLFVFFNRRGTQVKVLYWDRSGFCLWAKRLEEGRFVANWDKVRTCEIDWTGLKLLLEGIEPGRRKKRYHASGAPIKTLQNSGLC
- a CDS encoding IS66 family transposase, translating into MDSARYQTVYNLEQAAALCPQEVLDLCQTLSAEITALKQQIDWFKRQIFGQKSERRIDVTPSGQLSLGEFPTPPPGSESPGRPVAAHTRQPTSKRPSDESVPFFDENRVPVEVVELTAPEVEGLSPEDYEVISHKDSYRLAQRPGSYVVIKYRRPVIKLKSNQTLVCANAPAGVIEGSRADVSFVAGLLIDKFAYHLPLYRQHQRLADAGITVSRPWLTQIGQQGITLLEPIYEAQFASIRSSRVKAMDETPIKAGQGAPGKLKAAYFWPVYGEGDEICFPFFASREFKHVEAALGLTAAEGAVLLSDGYQAYSHYAAQIGITHAQCWAHTRRKFFDAQDAEPEAAAQALALIGDLYQVEERIREQKLTGARKRDYRLEHAKPIVERFFAWVGERFAAQGLLPRNPLTRVLAYARDRRWGLEVFLADPDVPIDTNHLERALRVIPMGRRSWLFCWTEFGARQVGIIQSLIVTCRLHQIDPYDYLVDVLQRVAEHPADRVHELTPRVWKELFAQNPLRSPLYALPK